Sequence from the Anaerolineales bacterium genome:
ACCCCGGTTCCCGAGTCGTCCCCCATGTTCCCGAAGACCATGGTCTGAATATTTACGCCCGTTCCCAGATCGTGGGAAATGCCGGCGCCGTTACGATAATCCACGGCTCGTTTCCCGTTCCAGGAAGCGAATACTGCTTCGGTCGCCATGCGCAGTTGCTCGTACGGATCCGTCGGGAATTCCTTGCCGGTGTTCTCTTTGACGATTTTCTTGAACTTTTCGGTGATCTCTTTCCAGTCTTCCGCGGAAAGCTCAGCGTCGGTTTCCACACCACGTTTCTTGCGGTACTCGGTGATGACCTCTTCGAAAGGTTCGTCCGAGACACCCATCACCACGGTGCCGAACATCTGCACCAGCCGTCGATACGAGTCGTAGACAAAGCGAGGGTCTTTGGTCAACTCGATCATTCCAGCGGCCGTTTCGTCGTTGAGGCCGATGTTGAGCACGGTATCCATCATACCCGGCATCGAGAACTTGGCGCCGGAGCGGCTGGAAACCAGGAGCGGGTTCTTGGGATCGCCGAACTTCTTTCCCGTCTTCTTCTCAACTTCCTTCATTGCTTCAAGTACTTGATCCCACAGCCCTTCAGGAAATTTGTTTCCTGCTTTGAGATAGGCGTTGCAAGCTTCGGTCGTCACCGTAAAACCGGGCGGCACGGGGGCGCCGATGCGCGTCATATCACCCAGGTTGGCGCCTTTTCCCCCCAGTAACGCACGTACGCCTTCCCAGGAGCCGGCCTTCTTCTCGGCCTGATCAACTTCGTCGAACATAAAAACCCATTTTTTAGCCATTTAAGTCCTCCAAACTCCGAATGGAGTATTCGTATCATCGAGGGGACAGTATCCGCGCCGCGTCCGCTGCTTGCGCGGCCACGGCGCCACTCACACAATTTGTAATCATAATACAAAAACACCCCGATGTCAGGGGCGTTTCGTCATATTTATCGGCTTACTTCCAACGTATGCCCGACAGGATGAGATAAATCCCACTTGGTCGATTCCAAGTTCTATAGAGGCTCACGCCACGGGCAGCCCGACCAGAATCTGCTTTCCTTCCACGCGCACGGGATAGGCAGCGATGTCTACGACGGCCGGCATGGAGAGTGCCTTTCCACTCTCCAGATCGAAGCGGGCTCCATGCCGTGGACATTCGATCGAATGATCGACGAGATCGCCTTCCGCGACCGGTCCATTATCGTGCGAACAGACGTCGTCGATTGCAAAGTAGCGCCCGGCAATGTTGAAAACCGCGATCGGTGCGCCATCGATTTCCAGGAATATTCGCTCGCCGTCTGCCAGATCTGTCACTTCCGCAACGGCCACGAATTCGAGTTTCTCGTCAGGAAGTTCGCGGTAATTGAACGTCAACGGCTACTCCAACGTGATCTCGTCCTCGATCGTATCCAACCCGTAAACGCTCGCCTTCAACACTTTCAGGGAAAGCAAAGCGCACTTCAAGCGAATCGGCCCCACTTCGATGCCCAGCATATCGAGTACGTCCTGTTTGGTGAGCTTTCGGATTTCATCGAGCTTCTTGCCTATGATCGATTCAACGAGTAAATCCGCCGAGGCGATCGATATGGCGCAGCCCGTGCCGCTGAACGCCGCCTCCGTCACACGATCCTCACCATCCACACGCAGGTCGATGCGAATTCGATCGCCGCAGAGCGGGTTGTCGTCCTCATACGAAAAATCATGCGGGTCGAGGGATCCCCGCATGCGAGGGTTTTTATAGCGGTCGATGATTTGTTCCCGGTAAAGATCTTCCATGGTTTGGCGTTAATGATAACGCATAATTTCCTATTCGTGATTTATCCGCCCGCGAGATGCCAAAGCGCTCGGACCTATGGATCAGATGTCGAAAACCTTGATGACTTTGTGCAACCCTTCGATCAGCCGATCGATCTCCTCCATCGTATTGTACAGGTAGAAAGATGCACGCACGGAAGCAGGGATCTTGAAACGTTCGTGAAGCGGCATGGTGCAATGATGGCCGGCCCGCACTGCGATTCCATCATGGTCCAATATCTGGGCGACGTCATGGGGATGAATGCCTGCCATGGTATAGGAGACGACACCTCCACGCGCGTCGAGTTCGGGTCCGTAGATCGTCACACCGGGGACTTCGCTGAGGCGGTCCAGGGCATAACCTGTCAGGACTCGCTCATGCGTATGAATATCTTCGATGCCCACGTCGTTCAAGAAATCAACCGCAGCACCCAGCCCGATTGCCTGCGCGATCGCCGGGGTTCCCGCTTCGAATTTCCAGGGGATGTCGTTCGGTGTGAAGCCATCAAAACTGACCCGTTTTATCATGTCGCCACCGCCCATGAACGGCGGCATCGCTTCTAAAAGCGCTTCTCGCCCATAAAAGACCCCTATTCCCGTCGGGCCGCACATCTTATGGCCGGAGAATGCATAAAAATCGACATCTAATTCGCTTACATCGACAGCAAGGTGAGGGACGGACTGCGCACCGTCGACCAACACCAAAGCGCCCGCTTCATGCGCCATACCCGTCATCTGCGCCACGGGATTGATCGTACCCAGCATATTGGAAACGTGTACGAAAGCGACCAAACGCGGTTCTTCTTCCAGCAGCGTTCGGTACGCATCGAGATCCAATTTTCCCTGGTCGGTCACGGGCACGAATTCCAGGCGCAAACCGATTTCCTCGGCCAACAAATACCAGGGCACGAGATTCGAATGGTGCTCCATTTCCGTGAGCAGCACGAGATCGCCGGCTTTCAGATTTGCTCTTCCCCAAGCGTTGGCCAGTAAATTGATGGATTCGGTCGCATTGCGCGTGAAAACCACTTCGCGCGCGGTACGGGCGCCGATAAAATCTGCGATACGCTTGCGGGCTCCTTCGTGCGCCTGGGTAGCTTCTTCCGCCAATTTATGAATGCCGCGGTGGATGTTTGAATTGTGATGCTCGTAAAAATCCACCAAAGATTCGATCACCGACCTGGGTTTTTGTGAGGTCGCCGCCGAATCGAGATAAACCAGCCTCGTGCCGGGATAGACTTCCCGCGAGAGCACCGGAAATTGTTCACGAATTCGTTCGACGTCGAAGAGCTTCACCTGAGAGTGCACGATTCAAATCCTTGTCTGCAGATACTTACTTCTTCTTCGACTTGGAGCGCTTACTCGAGCGTCGTTTCGTCGCCGAACGGATCTTATCGCTTCCCTGTGGACACCACAGGACGCGATCCGGAACCATCCAGCCGTCGGTCAGGTAGACGTCCTCGGCAAATTGAACCGCAACGCGTTTCTCTTCGGCCTGTACCACGACGCCTTCCATCCAATCTCGCACGCGGCGCCCCTCGCGGTCGTGATCGCAGAACACCTCGACACGATCTCCAACCTGGTACTGTTCCTGGGCAATCTGCCCATCTATTAAAGGATTCATTGTCTTTTTCGTCACTTGAATACCCCGCCTTTACATCGAGCTGAGCTGCTTGTTCATGCAAGCAACGAATCACCGTTTAGTTTCTCGTCGATCATCCTTTTAAACCGTTGGCGAACGCGCTCGAATGGAATACGCTCCATTATGGGCGCGAAAAAGCCGTCGATGACCAATCGCTCCGCCATGTCCCGCGGAAGTCCGCGGGACATGAGATAGAAGATCGGTTCAGCTTCGAGCTGTCCAACGGTTGCCCCATGGGTACAGCGTACATCGTCCGCCAGAATCTCCAGCCCGGGAATCGAATCCGCACGTGCATTTTCACTCAACAACAAGTTGCGGTTCGCCTGGTAGCCGTCCGTGATTTGCGCGCCCGGCGCGACGTAGATCATGCCCTGCCAGACGGAACGGCTGTGATCCAAAAGCGCCCCTTTGAAGAGCAGATCACTGGTCGTGTGGGGAGCCAGGTGATTCTGCTGGGTGTCGTGATCCAGATGCTGCTCGCCGTTCGCAAAATAGAAAGCGGACATGCGTACTTCGGCACCCTCTCCCAGAAGATCGATGTCGCTGAAATTTTTCGTCAGATGGCTGCCCACGCCAGCGTAGATCCAGTTCAAGTTTCCGTCAGCCTTTATTTTTGCACGTTCGTGGGAAAAATTCCAGACATTTTTTCCCAGATTCTGGACTTCGACGAACGTCAACTCCGCGCCTTTTCCGATAGAAATCTCTACGATGCCGGCGTGCATCGCTTCGCCATCCTGCCGTGTAGGTGAGGCCAGTTCGTGTACGAACGTCGCCGACGCCCCCTGCTCTAGCACGATCATCAGACGACTGAAAAACGCCGTCTCGACTCCCGCAGGCCAGATTACTGCGTGTAGAGGCTGTTCGAGATGCACGTCCTTGGGAACATAAAGCAGCACGCCGTCTCTCGCCAGCGATGCCGCCAGCGCCGAAAACTTGCCTTCATCTGCGGCGACGATCGTCCCCAGATACTTTTCCAGGATCGACGCATGTTCGCCGACCGCCGTCGCCCAATCGGTAAAAATCACGCCTTGTTTGTCCACCTCCGCATCGTGTTCCCACTGAGGTGAATGTCCCGGTCTGACGACCAGCAGCGAACCATGTTGGTCGGCGGCGAGGGATTCCAGCAATGCTGGGTTCACCTCGACGTCTTCCGCAGGTTTCAATTCAAATGTATCGGCCGGTATCGAGCGGATATCCGTACGTCGCCAGGGCTCGTCTTTCAAAGTCGGCAGCGGCATGTCCTTGAAGCGCTTCCATGCCATCACGCGTTTCTCGGCCAACCAATCCGGCTCGTTCAAGTCCGCAGACACATTGCGTACATCCGCTTCGGAGAAAGTGAAATCCGCCGTCATGCGCCGGACGGCAGGTTGTTTTCGTTTCACAACTGTACGAGTGCTCATGCTCCAAGTTATCCTTGCGGTCGACCCTTCGTTTGCAGCACAAAGGGATTAGCCAATCGAACCTTCCATCTGGACCTGGATTAATCGATTCATTTCCACGGCGTATTCCATGGGCAGTTCTTTGACCAACGGCTCGATGAAACCAGAGACGACCATGGTGATCGCCTCCTCTTCGCTCAACCCACGACTCATCAAATAGAAGAGTTGATCTTCGCCCACCTTGCTCACCGAAGCCTCGTGGCCGATGTTCACCAGTTCTTCGTCGATCTCGATGGACGGATAGGTATCTGATTGGGAATTCTCGTCGAGCAGCAGCGCGTCACAAACAACATTGGATTTCGAATTCTTGGCGCCATCGTACACCTTCAACAGGCCGCGATAAGATGCCCGGCCGCCGCCCTTGCTGATCGACTTCGATGTAATCTTACTGGTCGTATTGGGCGCAACGTGGATCACCTTGCCGCCGGTATCCTGATGCTGGTGGTCGGCGGCGAAGGCCATGGAGAGAATCTCGCCGTGCGCCCGCGGTCCCATCAGGTAGCAGGAGGGATACTTCATTGTCACCTTGCTGCCCAGGTTGGCGTCGATCCATTCCATGGTGCCACCTGCGCTCACCATCGAGCGCTGTGTCACCAGGTTGTAAACGTTGGTCGACCAGTTCTGAATGGTGGTATAGCGGCAGCGGGCGTTCTCTTTCACGATGATCTCAATTACACCGCTGTGGAAGGAATTCGTCGTGTAAGATGGCGCTGTACAGCCTTCCACGTAATGCACCTGCGCACCCTCGTCGACAATGATCATCGTCCGCTCAAACTGCCCGATGTTGGCGACGTTGAGGCGAAAATAGGCTTGCAAGGGCAGCTCCACTTTCACACCCGGCGGCACGTAAACGAATGAGCCGCCCGACCACACGGCGCTGTTCAACGCCGCGAATTTATTGTCCGTGATCGGAATTACGGTTCCGAAATACTTGCGGAACAATTCTTCGTGATCGCGCAAGCCGTTTTCGATGCTCACGAAGATGACGCCCTTTTTGGCCAGTTGTTCCTGCACGCTATGATAGACCATCTCCGATTCATACTGCGCGCCCACACCGGAGAGGAATTTCTGCTCCGCTTCCGGGATCCCTAGGCGGTCAAACGTTTCTTTGATCGTTTCTGGTACGTCATCCCAGGATTTTCCTTCTTGCTCAGCAGGCCGAACGTAGTAATAGATGTCGTCGAAGTCGAGCTGACTCAGGTCCGCGCCCCACGTGGGCATCGGGCGCTCCTGAAAGTGTTTCAGACCTTTGAGGCGGAATTCCAGCATCCAATCCGGCTCCCCCTTCATCGCCGAAATCTGCCGAACAACTTCCTCATCGAGGCCTTTGCGGGTTTTGAAAACCGAGACATCCGGATCGCGAAATCCGTACTTGTATTCATCCAAACCTTCGAGATGTTCGAGATCCGATCGCGTCGCCATGTCAATACCTCCACTCCACCTTCACTACGCCTTCACTGGCTCCTCGGCGTACTTCTCTCGAACCCAATCGTAGCCATGCTCTTCGAGCTGCAAGGCCAATTCCGCCGAACCGGATTCTACGATGCGTCCGTTCAACATGACGTGGACGAAATCCGGTTTGATGTAATTCAAAATCCTCTGGTAGTGCGTGATGATGAGTACGCCCAGATCCGGACCCGCTAAAGCGTTTACACCATGGGAGACGATCTTGAGGGCATCGATATCAAGACCCGAATCCGTTTCGTCCAGAATGGCTATGCGAGGTTCCAACGTGGCCATCTGCAGGATCTCGGCCCGCTTCTTCTCTCCTCCGGAGAAACCTTCGTTCAAATACCGCCCCGCAAAATCATGCGACATCTCGAGCAAGTCCATCTTTTGCTTGAGCAATTTCCTGAACTCGGGAATCGAGATTCCCTTGTACTCCGGATCGTCGTTTTTTCGTTTGGCGTTGATCGCCATGCGCAGGAAGTTCGCCATGGTCACACCGGGAATGGACACGGGATATTGAAAGGCGAGGAACAATCCCAGTCGCGAGCGTTCATCCGGGTTGAGTTCGATGATATTTTTACCTTGGAAATCCACTTCCCCACGAGTTACTTCATAATTGGGATGTCCCATGAGTGCGTACGCGAGCGTGGATTTTCCGGTTCCGTTCGGTCCCATCAACGCGTGAATCTCACCTTGCTTGATCTTCAGATTGACGCCCTTAAGGATTTCTTTCCCCTCGATGGAGACGTGCAGGTCCCGTATCTCCAGCGCGGTACCCATTTATTCCCTCCAGTCGCAGTAAGCAACGCTGCGACCTAGCTTGTCTGAATCGCATAGACGGGATTATAGCATCCTTCAATCTAGTCGTCAATATTTCTGATAAAAATAATAAATATTCACCTATCGTACGGCCTCGAAAAGTCGACATCGGAATTATGTGGGGGATAAAAATGATAAAAATCTAAAATATTGACAGATCGTCCCCATGAGGTTATACTCGCGATTACTATGACTTCTGGAACGCGTGATACGATCTTACGTGCATTGCGTGTTCAGGACGAGTGCACGGTCAAAGAACTGGCCGAGACAGTTGGCATTTCTCCCGTATCCGTACGCCATCACCTCACCCATCTTCAAGCGGAAGGCCTGGTTCAAGCCAAAGAAGTGCGCAGCGGCGTCGGCAGACCGCATCACGTCTTCCTGCTCACCGATGACGGCCGGGAGCGTTTTCCCTCCCGCTATTTCCGCCTGACAAATCGTTTATTGGAGGAGATCAAAGATTCCATTTCGGACGAGAAGGTCAACGAGTTATTTTCGGGAATCGCAGACACGCTCGCCGAACGATACGCCGAACAATTACGAGCCCTTCCGCTGCACGAACGGCTGCAGCGATTGGTTGACCTGCTCTCCGATGAGGGTTTCGACGCAGAATTGGAGTTGAAGGAAGACCAGGTCATCATCCGTGAATTGAGTTGTCCGTACTTCAAACTCGCACAAGAGCATCCGGAAGTCTGCCTGCTCGATCAGGAGTTCATCGCCAAATCGCTTTCCCTGCCGGTCGAGCAAGTTACGTGTCTGACGAAGGGAGATTCCCACTGCGCCTTCGCCATCGCTACCGCGGCGGAAGAGGTATCTCCATGACCCAGGACAACACTGAATTGAAGACCATTTGGGAGGCCGATTCAACGCATCCCAAGCTCGCTGCGGAAATCCGAGATACCCTCCGGCAAGTAGTCGATCCCGAACTCGGCTTGAACATCATCGAATTGGGATTGATCCGAGAAGTGCACATCGAGGACGAGAGCATGACGGTGAAAATGATCCTCACCACGCCGTTTTGCCCTTACGGACCTGCACTGCTTGAGATGGCTCGCGCCAAGGCAGAAGAAGTCGCCAACAAGCCGACGAAAATCGAACTGGGAATGGAAATGTGGGACCAGAGCATGATGGAAGATGAAGCCGCGGCGGAATGGGGGTTATTCTAACCGATCGGCATACGCAGCGGCAGAGTATTCGTCAACGACCGAGACGCTCATATCGAGCGTCTCGGTTTTTTCGACACACAATGTGATGGGCCATGCGCCGGAATGCCGGTATATCGGTGGAATCAACCTCAAGCCGAAATCGAAGTGGGTTCTGTCGAACCACGCCGCCTGCGGCTCAAGTTGTTGATCAACCCACCCCACGACGAAATGCCGCGCACGAAAAGCCGGATGATGGTCACAGCGACCAGGATGATAGTTGCCAAGACGACGATGACCATCCAACCCGAAAACAGATTGCCGCCGTGATAATGAACCAGCCGAGCTTTCAGTCGTTTGACGAATAAGCTCCTGGGTTCGACGGGTACCAAGGTTTCGGCCAATATCCGCTCTAAGTCTTTATTATCGAGTTGCTCAGGCTTGACCGCGGCCATTGTGGATTTTCCTCCAACATCCATACTCGCTCAGCTACTGCCATCATTTACATGCATTGCAACGGTCGTCGAATGCAATAGACTATGATGATTCCTATTCATCTCCCGAAGCCGACTGGTTTTCTCTGGCGTGCACTTCTTCGCGCAGTGCAATCAGCGTCCGATGATATAAACTCTTAATTGCGCCTTCCGTTCTGCCCATAATCTCGCCGATTTCGGCGTTCGACAATCGTTCCACGAACTTCAATATCAGCAATTGTTGTCGATCGTCGGGCAAGGTCCGGACCGCATCGAGCAGCATCGATTGTTCTTCTTGTACGATCGCCTCCGCCTCCGGATGGTGACTGACCTTGCTGACGGCCACGTGATCTTCCAGTGGAATGACGGGCCGGCGGCTTCGATCCCGGTGCCAATTTGCCACGAGATTGTGGGCGATACGATAAAGCCAGGCCGAGAATGGAACGCCCTTGTCTTCAAATTTCGGCACGTGGCGTAGCGCCCGCTGGAATACCCGTGCAGTCAAATCCTCCGCATCTTGCTGGTTTCCCGTGCGATAGTAGATGTAGTTGTATATTCTACGGACGTGCCGTTCGTACAACTCCCCAAACGCTTCCGCATCGGTTGCAGCCATCGCCGCAAGTTCGAGATCGTTGATCTCGTGATGCGTCATCAAGAGAGATTCCTCACTGCACGCCTGTTGAAAATGAAAACACCGAGAATCATTGTTCGTTTCCCTGATCCATTGAATTTCATGCCTCCATCGCGCGTAAATCGATTCCGCCGTATTTTGGCACGACCCGAGTATAGCATGGATGGGACGCTCTGATGCTATAATGCGCCAGAATAACATGAAAGAAACCCTGCTTGCCTTTGATTTAGAGACCACCGGACTGGACCCCGAACGAGATTCCATCATCGAAATCGGGGCCGTCCGATTCCGCGGCAATCGTGTCGAAAACGAATTTTCGACGCTGGTCAATCCGGGTCGGCCGCTCGATCCGCTCATCACCTCACTGACCGGCATCACAGACGAGATGCTCGCCAATGCCCCACGCCTTTCGCACGTCATTCAAGATTTTCAAGATTTCGCCGGCGA
This genomic interval carries:
- a CDS encoding non-heme iron oxygenase ferredoxin subunit, producing MTFNYRELPDEKLEFVAVAEVTDLADGERIFLEIDGAPIAVFNIAGRYFAIDDVCSHDNGPVAEGDLVDHSIECPRHGARFDLESGKALSMPAVVDIAAYPVRVEGKQILVGLPVA
- a CDS encoding SUF system NifU family Fe-S cluster assembly protein; amino-acid sequence: MEDLYREQIIDRYKNPRMRGSLDPHDFSYEDDNPLCGDRIRIDLRVDGEDRVTEAAFSGTGCAISIASADLLVESIIGKKLDEIRKLTKQDVLDMLGIEVGPIRLKCALLSLKVLKASVYGLDTIEDEITLE
- a CDS encoding cysteine desulfurase is translated as MHSQVKLFDVERIREQFPVLSREVYPGTRLVYLDSAATSQKPRSVIESLVDFYEHHNSNIHRGIHKLAEEATQAHEGARKRIADFIGARTAREVVFTRNATESINLLANAWGRANLKAGDLVLLTEMEHHSNLVPWYLLAEEIGLRLEFVPVTDQGKLDLDAYRTLLEEEPRLVAFVHVSNMLGTINPVAQMTGMAHEAGALVLVDGAQSVPHLAVDVSELDVDFYAFSGHKMCGPTGIGVFYGREALLEAMPPFMGGGDMIKRVSFDGFTPNDIPWKFEAGTPAIAQAIGLGAAVDFLNDVGIEDIHTHERVLTGYALDRLSEVPGVTIYGPELDARGGVVSYTMAGIHPHDVAQILDHDGIAVRAGHHCTMPLHERFKIPASVRASFYLYNTMEEIDRLIEGLHKVIKVFDI
- the sufD gene encoding Fe-S cluster assembly protein SufD, yielding MSTRTVVKRKQPAVRRMTADFTFSEADVRNVSADLNEPDWLAEKRVMAWKRFKDMPLPTLKDEPWRRTDIRSIPADTFELKPAEDVEVNPALLESLAADQHGSLLVVRPGHSPQWEHDAEVDKQGVIFTDWATAVGEHASILEKYLGTIVAADEGKFSALAASLARDGVLLYVPKDVHLEQPLHAVIWPAGVETAFFSRLMIVLEQGASATFVHELASPTRQDGEAMHAGIVEISIGKGAELTFVEVQNLGKNVWNFSHERAKIKADGNLNWIYAGVGSHLTKNFSDIDLLGEGAEVRMSAFYFANGEQHLDHDTQQNHLAPHTTSDLLFKGALLDHSRSVWQGMIYVAPGAQITDGYQANRNLLLSENARADSIPGLEILADDVRCTHGATVGQLEAEPIFYLMSRGLPRDMAERLVIDGFFAPIMERIPFERVRQRFKRMIDEKLNGDSLLA
- the sufB gene encoding Fe-S cluster assembly protein SufB, whose product is MATRSDLEHLEGLDEYKYGFRDPDVSVFKTRKGLDEEVVRQISAMKGEPDWMLEFRLKGLKHFQERPMPTWGADLSQLDFDDIYYYVRPAEQEGKSWDDVPETIKETFDRLGIPEAEQKFLSGVGAQYESEMVYHSVQEQLAKKGVIFVSIENGLRDHEELFRKYFGTVIPITDNKFAALNSAVWSGGSFVYVPPGVKVELPLQAYFRLNVANIGQFERTMIIVDEGAQVHYVEGCTAPSYTTNSFHSGVIEIIVKENARCRYTTIQNWSTNVYNLVTQRSMVSAGGTMEWIDANLGSKVTMKYPSCYLMGPRAHGEILSMAFAADHQHQDTGGKVIHVAPNTTSKITSKSISKGGGRASYRGLLKVYDGAKNSKSNVVCDALLLDENSQSDTYPSIEIDEELVNIGHEASVSKVGEDQLFYLMSRGLSEEEAITMVVSGFIEPLVKELPMEYAVEMNRLIQVQMEGSIG
- the sufC gene encoding Fe-S cluster assembly ATPase SufC, producing the protein MGTALEIRDLHVSIEGKEILKGVNLKIKQGEIHALMGPNGTGKSTLAYALMGHPNYEVTRGEVDFQGKNIIELNPDERSRLGLFLAFQYPVSIPGVTMANFLRMAINAKRKNDDPEYKGISIPEFRKLLKQKMDLLEMSHDFAGRYLNEGFSGGEKKRAEILQMATLEPRIAILDETDSGLDIDALKIVSHGVNALAGPDLGVLIITHYQRILNYIKPDFVHVMLNGRIVESGSAELALQLEEHGYDWVREKYAEEPVKA
- a CDS encoding ArsR family transcriptional regulator — its product is MTSGTRDTILRALRVQDECTVKELAETVGISPVSVRHHLTHLQAEGLVQAKEVRSGVGRPHHVFLLTDDGRERFPSRYFRLTNRLLEEIKDSISDEKVNELFSGIADTLAERYAEQLRALPLHERLQRLVDLLSDEGFDAELELKEDQVIIRELSCPYFKLAQEHPEVCLLDQEFIAKSLSLPVEQVTCLTKGDSHCAFAIATAAEEVSP
- a CDS encoding iron-sulfur cluster assembly protein, coding for MTQDNTELKTIWEADSTHPKLAAEIRDTLRQVVDPELGLNIIELGLIREVHIEDESMTVKMILTTPFCPYGPALLEMARAKAEEVANKPTKIELGMEMWDQSMMEDEAAAEWGLF
- a CDS encoding sigma-70 family RNA polymerase sigma factor yields the protein MTHHEINDLELAAMAATDAEAFGELYERHVRRIYNYIYYRTGNQQDAEDLTARVFQRALRHVPKFEDKGVPFSAWLYRIAHNLVANWHRDRSRRPVIPLEDHVAVSKVSHHPEAEAIVQEEQSMLLDAVRTLPDDRQQLLILKFVERLSNAEIGEIMGRTEGAIKSLYHRTLIALREEVHARENQSASGDE